One window of Phalacrocorax carbo chromosome 1, bPhaCar2.1, whole genome shotgun sequence genomic DNA carries:
- the LOC104039731 gene encoding LOW QUALITY PROTEIN: olfactory receptor 52B2-like (The sequence of the model RefSeq protein was modified relative to this genomic sequence to represent the inferred CDS: inserted 2 bases in 2 codons) — protein MAALNQTSLQPASFLLLGLAGLEDPHTWISIPFCLMYIMALLGNFILLFVIVTERTFHELMYLFLAMLAVADLILSSSTVPKALSIFWSLSKEMSFHACLTQMFFTHMSFTAESTILLAMAFSWYMAICNPLRYATVFMHLVIAKIGLAAISRSFCVMFPTIFLLQRLPYCRRSVMPHTYCEHMGIARXACADISVNIWYGFATTLLCPGVDIVLIGVXYVLILRAVFRLSSKDAQLKAVGTCSSHACVILMFYAPAFFSFFTHGFGHNVPHHVHILLANLCVLLAPMLNPIVYTMENKLIREKVLQVLFRSGQVW, from the exons ATGGCGGCTCTCAATCAAACCAGCTTGCAGcctgcctccttccttctgctgggCTTGGCAGGCCTGGAGGACCCACACACCTGGATCTCCATCCCATTCTGCCTGATGTACATCATGGCGCTCCTTGGCAACTTCATCCTCTTGTTTGTCATCGTGACGGAGAGAACCTTCCACGAGCTGATGTACCTCTTCCTGGCCATGTTAGCGGTGGCAGACCTCATATTGTCCTCCTCCACAGTGCCCAAAGCCCTGAGCATATTCTGGTCCCTTTCCAAGGAGATGTCTTTCCATGCCTGCCTCACCCAGATGTTCTTCACACACATGAGCTTCACTGCAGAGTCAACCATTCTGCTGGCCATGGCGTTCAGCTGGTACATGGCCATCTGCAACCCCCTGCGATACGCCACAGTGTTCATGCACTTGGTGATAGCCAAGATAGGGCTGGCTGCAATATCCAGGAGCTTTTGTGTGATGTTCCCAACAATATTCCTCCTTCAGAGGCTGCCATACTGCAGGCGCAGCGTCATGCCGCACACCTACTGCGAGCACATGGGCATTGCCC TGGCCTGTGCTGACATCTCCGTTAACATCTGGTACGGCTTTGCCACCACCCTTCTGTGCCCAGGTGTGGACATTGTGCTCATCGGGG TCTACGTCCTCATTCTCCGGGCTGTCTTCAGGCTCTCGTCCAAGGATGCCCAGCTCAAGGCAGTTGGCACCTGCAGCTCTCATGCTTGCGTTATATTAATGTTCTACGCACcagcatttttctcatttttcactcATGGGTTTGGCCACAACGTCCCCCACCATGTTCACATCCTGTTGGCCAATCTCTGTGTGCTCCTGGCACCCATGCTAAACCCTATCGTCTACACGATGGAAAACAAACTCATTCGAGAAAAGGTGTTGCAGGTGCTCTTCAGGAGTGGGCAAGTGTGGTGA